In the genome of Mytilus edulis chromosome 3, xbMytEdul2.2, whole genome shotgun sequence, one region contains:
- the LOC139515711 gene encoding carboxypeptidase B-like gives MRMRVFLVLSLMIVEAFAYRYRYYRYSKWKPRDVPECMSPGLVAQFEDNPKLKEYIIERHKGLSNSARINFKKYNKYPAIENFLKSLGNEPSIGPSGQEIFAPDEVIGTTVENRKIYLVKIFKKDMHKRTRYSKRMRKPAILIDGTLKAREWISPAVVLYFINQLKNNPQQDPAIEKLVDMYDWYFIPVANPDGYVYTYTTDPCWRKNRRQTSSDPVCFGVDLNRNFGYDDKTWDPSVGGSTDPCNYNGYAGTGPFTEEETKAVMKVMNRKGVNFVAYFSFQSYSQIWAYPWGYKKEALPDAKDLRKAAQVGADAIFAKSKRIYRVNQSARIPEFGLIAGASDDYARGGANIKYSYTIALRDTGEKKFFLPASEITPNGEEMLEGVKAFANYIYKPRRKYYYYNKW, from the coding sequence atgagaatgagGGTTTTTCTTGTTTTGTCTCTTATGATAGTCGAAGCCTTCGCATACCGCTACCGCTATTACAGATATTCAAAATGGAAACCACGAGACGTCCCAGAATGTATGAGTCCAGGCCTCGTTGCGCAATTTGAAGACAATCCGAAACTAAAGGAATATATAATAGAACGACACAAAGGCCTTTCAAACTCTGCAAGAATAAACTTtaagaaatataacaaatatcCAGCAATAGAAAACTTTCTTAAGTCACTAGGTAATGAACCATCGATTGGGCCATCAGGACAGGAAATCTTTGCTCCTGACGAAGTAATAGGCACAACTGTagaaaatcgaaaaatatatttagtaaagATATTCAAAAAAGATATGCATAAACGAACCAGATATTCAAAACGTATGAGGAAACCTGCAATTTTGATAGATGGTACATTAAAGGCACGTGAATGGATCTCACCAGCGGTAGTGCTGTATTTCATTAACCAACTTAAGAATAATCCTCAACAGGATCCTGCCATAGAAAAATTAGTCGACATGTATGACTGGTATTTCATCCCTGTAGCCAATCCTGATGGCTACGTTTATACTTATACAACAGATCCTTGCTGGAGGAAAAATCGACGACAGACTTCGTCAGACCCCGTTTGTTTTGGTGTTGATTTAAATAGAAATTTTGGTTACGATGACAAAACGTGGGATCCTTCTGTTGGTGGATCAACAGATCCTTGTAATTATAACGGTTATGCTGGTACCGGTCCATTTACTGAGGAGGAAACTAAAGCCGTGATGAAAGTGATGAACAGAAAGGGTGTAAACTTCGTTGCTTACTTTTCTTTCCAAAGTTATAGTCAAATATGGGCATATCCTTGGGGATACAAAAAGGAAGCACTACCAGACGCAAAAGATCTCAGGAAGGCTGCTCAAGTAGGAGCAGATGCAATATTTGCTAAGAGCAAAAGGATATACAGAGTGAACCAATCTGCCCGTATTCCAGAATTTGGACTAATTGCTGGAGCTTCAGATGATTATGCAAGAGGTGGAGCAAACATCAAATACTCGTATACAATTGCACTCAGGGATACAGGAGAGAAAAAATTCTTTCTACCTGCATCAGAAATCACTCCTAATGGCGAAGAAATGCTGGAGGGAGTAAAAGCTTTTGCAAACTACATCTACAAGCCTCGAAGAAAATACTATTATTATAATAAGTGGTAA